The genomic DNA agttgccaaaagctgttgtacatgtataatgctaCACATTTGTACATTTTCTCCCGTaggtgtactgtatcaaagggcttatgtcgaaagggtgggtgctgtcgcgttggGGTGCGTCAACgagaacgcgaagattcgtccaaagccccccccccccccggtttgaccggaagggtgcgttgggagcgccacgtcgcgtcgcgttcactggaacgcgccctttcgtccaaagcccccccggtttggacgaaagggtgtgtttaataataatgccaatttgcacgtaaaatagtggattttcaatcatttaaagcattgaaaatttgaggaaaagaaggaaaagttcaactaagaataataatgataataataataataatactgataataataataataataatgataataataataataatgataataaaatcagattcCCACCCTTGCAATAtgccacttggcgccaatttttcaccccaaattcatttccataaattcactctttggggtgaaaattattattattattatcattattataagtattattattattattgttattattttcattatcataagtattattattattataatacaaacaacacgcacatattattattattatcattatacacacaacacgcacacatacacaacagatacatctcacaaaatatactgaggcagggtctcaagtgtaaaatatagtaaggtagggtctgaagagttaaacgttgtgaatgctgacccgacatcaattttggccttgcccttccaggacacatctgccgtaagttttataatttggggtacaccaaatatctccaggtatacgaatgttttcctttgtaataaatacacacctgcaaagtataaaattgaaggtaagttactttttttatttgaaagaaccttgaaatcagtcatagtttttacatgtatcaatattacaccataaaacatttccaccgaaaaatcctcatgcagcatgccgtcattgttttttttttaccttaaaaagaatgtttgtgccatatgatgattaatgttcctatgcaaatttcacatatcactcgtcttttttgtttgttcagctttcttataaatatttgtatttatttattcattattattaaacacaccctttcgtccaaaccggggggggggggggctttggacgaaagggcgcgttcgaGTGAACGCGACgtgacgtggcgctcccaacgcaccctttcggccgaaacggggggctttggacgaatcttcgcgttcgcgttgacgcaccctaacgcgacagcacccatcctttcgaaataagccgtatcaaagcaatagctttgatccagctgaggcatggtgGCTTGTCATTGCTCTAAACCCACctacacccgacaaaggaaattataattggtatagtgtcggaAATTTGTCTATCTGatggtcaatcggatcggggtcgccctaggggggttacactctaaaaaattaaGTGTTAATTTAGCTCCTTCGGagtgcacttcggagtgctgatttgtctagttcattttttagagtgaaggTCCATATACcgtaaatgttattttgtttctctctctaaacctctaaatttttagtcactctgatgataccaaagaaaaattgaaattcaaatgaaaatgcgAATGAAAGCGACAaacaaaaatcacttttttaatcaaaagagattggatttatttcagtttacttgcaataggggttaggtccacaatgacaatttttttttcaaaaatatatagaaaccattggagacaggtagatttctcttATACCcaatttatgttcacatgatagggtagtacatcatggcaatttagtttctcataagaatattgcaataagtgcgAATGAATAACatggtttttctcggaatggtcctaAGTGGACGTAAcgccttttgcaactaaactctccatatgtgtgtgtgtgtgtgtgtgtatacgtAAATAATTCAGGCACGGACGCTAGACGTGGCTTTCAATCGTCTCATTTATTAGCTATAGTCTATAGAAATATGTTCATGACATATTCTATCCTTAAATTGAAttgtgaggtgtcaagtttGCTTGACTCTCATAGTATAATGGTGATACGACATAATTTTGAAGACTGAAACATactattatttataaaagtcCAATGCTAATTTCATAGACAAAGTTTGGAGGGTCAATATGGTAAAATACTCATGGGTAAAATAATTgtgagagagggggaaagggaTCAATGATTGAAAGGAGGGAGGgtagtgtgtgtgtgagggtgtgtgatTGGGAGAGAGGGGTGGGGTTGGGCGGGTGGCGAAATTCTGAGCCGAGAAAATTATTACTTAATATTAGGCTTTAATCAGAAAGAAATcgcgaaaagaaaaaaaaaacatttgcccACCACTTTCATTTTAGAATCGCCGCGtttattcctctttttttaattcttcctGTACAACATGTGAAAATAACGAATAACATTAAGACATTTTGATTATTCAAAAATCAACCTCTAATCAATCTGTacacatttctttaaaattttatatcaagaaaatgaattataCCAAATCATACCTTCTACATTCTCTAGAAATCTACTcataataattaatacataaaacTGAGCTTGAACATGATTTTTCCCGTTTACAATACCATAATGATTTGAGAaagttataataaaaaaaaaacactcttcAGTCATATAAGATATGAACACGACCTAGAAAAACACTGCACCGAGACCATCCCTGGTACACTATACCCAATCAAGCGAATAAACACACACATTTACCACAGATCGTGTTTTCGAAACATCCCTTTGTTATTTGACAATAGAAACCGCCGCGTTTTTGGTGCCGTTTAAGGGGATTCCCCCTTAATCAATaggttttgaaatgttttcaatTAGGGGGTTTTTACGAGGAGggagaaaatgtattgtcaaatgccaGATTCTTGACAAAGAATAAAAAGTCCTTGTTATTTGGTGAATCTAAACAACAGTTTGTGTTTGACTATGGACAAACGACACGCgtgtgcgtgcgtgtgtgtgggggtgtgtgcACTGCAGCCATGCCTTACTTCGGCACAAATCGAACTTTGCAtcacaatgaaaagaaaaacccTGACCATCCAACGATTAGCACATACCACATAGACATGGGATCAAATtatggggaaaaaaaatcaggccaCATATAATGATGACGTGTGCATGAATATCGTTTCAataaattggggggggggggtgatgtgtcaagttcttttttttttactcacacggtatAAATTTCGTAATGCATATGTAATTAAAATATACAAagtaaattattataattatttccacAAATTTTATGCAGTTGTAAAAATTTCATTCATCATGTATCAGTGAGAtgacaaagaataacaaaacaTTTGAAATTACAGCTCAACAATtcttaaattaaataaaaaaaaattaccacaaGAACTGTTTTTTTCATGTTGTGAAAGTTTTCATAATGAAAGACaacaatgtaattttttatcgAAAATCTTTTGTCGAAATCAAATTCGATTCGGTTCTATTATAATATACTCATTaaaaagtccgaagactaacgATGTGAGTTTACaatcaaaaacataaaatataaaggataaaacaaatatataagaTGTAGTGACCGCTGTTAAACGAATTACTcaaataaaacgaatattatGTTCTAAATTGCATTAATATTATACAACAAAGTGAAATTAAACAGATTGACACATACTGaatccaaaaaaataaataaaaacaaactagCATACAGATTGCCTGGCTTTTTTAGCATGCAAATGTACCTGTAgtacattacatacatgtaaattatgatATAGATATAAATAATAACTGGATCTGAATGATATAGGCTCTTTTTTAAGGAGAAATCTGTAGGACAGGCAAGGAGGTGAGGAGCAAGAAAGAGGAGCAAGGATTGCAAGAGTAAGCACGAAAACGAGtgagaaaagaaaggggaaggagCAAGGGTAAAAAGAGGAAATGCAGGgaaagggaaagggagagagaaaagtaCAGACACTCGCAACAATGACCGAATTGAGTATATGCAAACTATAAATAACAGATATAATATGAATTTCGGTCACCTATTGTATATGTCAAAAGAGGATTACAATTAAACGGATACTCCAGGCTATAAACAACACGATTTGAACAGATTAAGAAAATTCAGACAATCAAAACACTGACAATTTTATCAAAGTCGgacaaagaataataaattcATGGCATTTTAacgatttgcattattccgctGAAATAGTTCTAGGTATGACCTGAAAAAAAGGTAATGAAATTCAGGACAAATTAACCATTTAACGATAATTCCAATCGATTTCATCAAATCATTTGTCACCATTACacttcttttgattttatttgaagaTTTAACTTCATTTTGTGATAACCATAATATCATTTAAGAcgggttttgtttttttaaaacgTTATATTTTCTAAGGAACCATGACACATTAAAGCCCAATAGTCATGAATGGTATAACCGTAATTTTTTTTACGTAAAACAAAACTATCATATTTTACAGCTTTTTGTACTTCTCCATCAACCAACTATACAGTATATTTCGACGTGTTCAAGTCCGGTTTATCTGgtgataaaataaacataactGTGGTGGCAGAAACAGATAATCCCGAATGAATGGGTTTGTTCGTATTATCTTTCTCTTTTACTAATTGGATTAAGAAAAGAGCTCATCAGCAAGACGAATGTGACCTGCTTTTTCGAGAGCAGCCTTCAAAGCGTCTCTCTCTCGAccagattttttttggtttttaaaCCAATCCCGTAGCATCTGCAGAGTTCCATCCCACGTAATGTGTTGTGTTTTGTTATTGGTTGCTATGTATCTTTGAACATCTTCAGGGGAAATTCCAAGCTTGGATCCCAGTGTGTCGATTTCTGAGTTTTGTTGGACTTTTTTGGCAATCTTGACCAAGATGTCATCAATATCCTCCAGTTCCTCAGCAGAGTCTGGATTACCTGTAGAAGAGAGTATAAAAACGCAAATCTCAGATATGGTTTGGAACCATTAGAGCAGTATTATTCTTcaaaatgagaccaaaatattaaaataacaataatcaaaACAAACATAATGGCATCCACATCAGAACTAAAGATTCATCCTGTCCTATATGTGGAAAATTTACAGTCAACAGTGTGAACTTGTATtattatatacagtatataaatatattgaacTTTCGTGTCTCAATGTCTGTTAAAactttgtaaaaaatatatatataacgttATTACCATTTTTATTCATCGTTCCATTTTCTTTGACATTACCAGGAGGGGTTGAACCATCTGTtgatgttaataaaaaaaagagaatgctATTAAAACTATGGCTTTGCAAAAATTTCCTTTAGTTCCAACTTACTTTCTGTACGTATATGCGGTACGGCCGGTAAATTATTTTGCATGTGTACCGCGATAAGTCTCTGTTCAGATGTAAATTTGTTAAATATTTATAGACCCAGCCGAAACTACAATTGTTTGCATCATCATTCCATCACCCTAAGTAAAAGTGTGGGTTTATATGGCATAAACCAATCTAGTAAGATGCGTAGAGAGAAGATGCCAAATTTTTGCAGAGACATGTAGTTGTCAACATCAATGTCTCCACAGCCGGCCAGCCATGGGTGCTTAGTTTTGGCTCCGCCCGTTTTGCAAAATCTTTGCACTCATCAATATTCGGTTTGGCCAAAGGAAAGGAATTATCTACTCGTACATTGGCAGCGGTATGATTACCGTGTTTCTAATTTCGGAACggaaaaggaaacaagaaagcGCTAAATTGAATGTTTAGTTAAAGCGAAACAGAAAAAGAAGCGAAATTTCAACTATGTTTTGTGTTTTTCAAAGGTaaagataaaaatgtataaaaacattaaaaagaaaaaaatgaactgtTTTTCTGTTCTCCCGTTCTTACATACCCCATtcttgaatcatttttttttcaattctcgAAAAACAATCAATTTTCACTGAATATTTCGTTGTTGTTTGTTTCGTTTCGAAATAAGAAAAACGAATTATCTAATAATACCTTGATTCTTTTGGTCTGCGTTTACGCCAACACAATCATCCCACCCAATTGGCCTACAATTACTACGTTCCCTCCAAACATTTACTCTAGGTGATGATCGTCGACGCGAACACGTTATACGCTGCATTAATATTACAAAAGAATAAGGTGGTCcagttttataaaggatgtatttGAAGCCACCTTACCCTCATCAGATGGAAAGAAATCATCAACTAATTCTGCCAATTCAGCGTCTACCAGTGCTTTTATTAGATCAGGTATTTGCTTCGCTCTCCGTGTCTTCTTTTTCCAAGCAAAGAGCATGGAGCTGGTTCCTTCGAAACTGTCATTTCGTTTATTTGTACTGATGTATATCTTGACCTTGGACTCCTTGAATCCCAGATTCAACCCGAGCGTtaataaattttcattattagcCACAGCCTCTGCTAGCTGATTGAGTTTTTCCTCCGTTAAGGTCTCCGTCATGACGCTTGATTAAGTTGGcctggttttgaaaaaaaaggttaaaagagaaaaaggtcTGATGATATGTTTTaaggggtgatttttttttcgtattttACTCCGGTCACTTTAAATGTGGATCGCAGTTTAGTAAGTAGTGGGGTACTTCGCATTCAAGCGGCTTTCACGAGATGGGAGAGGAACATTGATACGGCCCATGAGTACAAACATCTAAGTGTGCCGGACTTATCTCAGAATGCCAGGAGACGGGATGGAAAGAAGCCTACTACCCATTGGAGATCGGCTGCAGAGAATATGACACAAAGCCTCTCCATTTCTTCCTCTCAAGGAAATAACCAAAGGAATAACCAACAGAAGGAAGCTGGCTTTGGACATGTTCTCCTTTCGTTCCCTTTCCCGCTTTTCTTccgttttcaattttttccattcccttttcctccttttctctttccccctttccttcgtctttcccttttcctttatttctccctcccttttctATTTTGCCgggtttttttctgttttcccgGTGATATCCGCCAGAGGGGCGGGGCAGCCTCACCCCCTTCCCGTTATGCAACTGCAACCACAGTGCCACCGATTTCAACGCTACATCCCATACCATGAGCAAACTTCCAAAGGGATGTGGCCTAATTCCCAGAGCAAAGTTATGTGGAAAGCCATGGATGAATAGCTTAATCAGATACTGGTCAAATCCATGAAGGGAAATGCCGAAGAGAAATGATTGAGGCAATGTACCAGTATGGGGTCGATAGCTGAGGTTGTTCCAGTACGAAACCAAAGGCGGTTACATCGAGGCTAAGAAGAAGAAAGCAAGTAATCCATGACATACGGCAAAGTGTACGAGGCCTACAGCGTTGGAAGGAGGCAAGAGCTTAAAAAGAAAGGACGGGTTAAGCAACTACATCTATCCTATGAAGATCCTATTGCCTCCACCAAAACTCCTTTCAACCCTGTGAAATCTGGTGAACGGAAGGCCACTAGAGAGGAGTTACAATACCGTATTGGTAAACGCGTGCTTTGACGACAAACATACCCGGACTCCATTGGAAAATTTGGTACATCTAACTTCTCCATTTGGAAAGGTTGACAGAGACCCTCCACGCCTATCTGAGGTAGAAAGATTTGTCAAGACATGCAAGAAGGCAAAGCCGGCTCATCTCCAGGTACTAGTCTTGTTctatatacagtgtgtcccagaagaaaaagaaagcggaattcccatgtctttttaattcaaagacaaatgaattgtgataattcatttatataatcatataattgatttattcgctttttatttgatacctgTTTGTATAAGACAAACACGCATTAATGACCAAGGCGAGTTTGGCATTTTTATCTCAAAGCCAGGTTAGGGAGAAAAATGGACAAGATTGGTTTGTTACACGAAGGCCGTACATGTTTGAcgattggctcattagcatttattttgtattctttattaATCTTCTCTCACTGATCTGTCAAATGATAGGCCAGTGTGAAGACTGTTGAAGGTAATGTGGAGAAATAACGTGATGCCAAAGGAGTGAAATAAAGCTGAAGGTGTGTGCATACCGAAAGAAAAGAATTCCGTCCAGAATCTCTTAGTATTGAGAAGATCATGATGGGAATCCTTGCTGCGCGTCTTAATTTCCAAGTACCTATATACTTTCGAATGGATTTGAATTTCCAAGTACCTACTTTCGAATGGATTTGAATTTCCAAGTACCTACTTTCGAATGgctttgtggagcgttgtggcccagtggataagtctcctgactttgaaacagagggtcgtgggttcgaatcccagccatggcgtaatttccttcagcaagaaatttatccacactgtgctgcactcgacccaggggaggtgaatgggtacccggtacgattaattccttgaatgcatgagcgctgagaggcagctcgagctaaagccggggtaataataataataacaacgcgcctcggaatagaatatttctagatagatggcgctatataaatgcctattattattattattattatttgttaacaCAGCTGTTCAGAAGAGAGGAGTTACAGGGTCTTCTGGCTGTGTTAAACACTCTGCAATGATATTGCAAACGATCCAAGAGGcaaagaggaggaggatggcCCTATCAGTTCTATAGATAGAATAATGCATATTGTCACACTCAATTATTATGGGTTACCTTGGAATTATTCTACATTCCTGAGAAACTTGGTGATTCCCTCAAGTGCTACTTTCAGGATTTTAAGATAAGATTTAGAACCAAGGAATATACAACAGCTTACCATGCTCTTAGTAGGCATCGCCATGGGAGTGGGCTAGTTTCCCCCCGATTCTATTTGTCATCGCAATGGAATTCATAACTAGAGCTGCATATTCCCGTTGTAGAGGTGTTTGGAACTTTCTACAGCAAAATAATCGGGGTTTTTTTCAGGAAAGTTATATCTTACATtctgtaactttttttttctaagggaCAAATATGTAATTCAGCTGTAGTTGTTATATTTATCGGAGGCAGGTGCTACAGCATGTTCAAATTGCTCTTGGCAttttataaacttttaaaacttgTAAAAGTTGTTGAAGTTACATGACAGTCATGTATATTGTTAACAATGAAAAAGTAGCTTTCAAAGTTTAGAAATGATACTTACATAACTTTTAACATACCAgttaaatttgttttgttacaaACAAAACTTTTGTCAAATAAATTTTGCCTATCAATTCTTTTACTGTAATCGGAACATTCAAGGGTGTTTTGTTTTCGGTTTCTGATTTTCATAAATTACTTTACCAGAAAAGAATAAGCTAAACACGTGACAAGACCGTACCTTTTTGTTGTAGGTTCTGCTAATGTCAAAACTGTTATGTAAATCTAAATAGACTTGGAAATAAAAGCACACAGCACAGATTTACCGTAAATAGCCTCGTCGATATTCTCAAGTATTGAGAACTTTTGTCAATCATGCCTTGCCTACATAGAAAAGGGTATCCTTTTTTGTAAGCTTAGATGTGAGAAAAACAAACTAATTTTGAACTTATATGTCCGATGGATATAGATAAATTTTACATAttataatgaaatcaaattcGTAGCCAAAGGCTGACATAAATTTGTAGACCTACACAGTAAACGTTCAGTATAATGACTGATACTCGTACATCAGGCGTTAAtatatatgggcaattccataaaattgaATCAgcctttttgtacgtccgaatcccatttttctcaagttttatttcatttcataagcTGACCAAGTCTgggtcctttgagaacattacagactgtcaaaagaacaagaaatcagagacagaaaatttcatgaaggtcccacatatagggggtcggacgtatgtattttatggaatttcccatatatatgtacatgtatattgcctGGGGTCcacaaaaacagaaaatcaaggGTGCTTAATCATGGAAAGGCCAAAAGAGAAAGCATTTCGTACTAgtgcagcgttctcgccagtgtataacACGCATGGTGCAAACACCTACTACGGCTCAGAGCCTAgtaggaaagtggcaaggcgcccagctagctcgcggctgctattgcgggcatatgacggcacggtacggtcgttccgttgcctattccccgtctgccccgcacatcacaccggctatgctctatgacctaccggtagctgcgcttactgaacttggaataaatgcattgaATGTACATATACaaggaacatgtacttgtactttgtttgtcatttatcccgccctctatacacacaatgaacgaatagcaaaggagttgtactgtgtttgtcattttatcccgccctctctgcacacaatgaacgaatagcaaaggagtttgagaactgtgcgtgaccgctatggtgcatggatgttaggcctgggacgattgtcatttttaccattcaattatttcctgaaaaaataatcgaatgattcgattgttcgtcgggaatcaggtcttttaagtcacaatagttgacctactttatggtgaaatctccatcaaagtcacatgtttagaataaatgaaagtaggtaTTATacatgcatccctccaagtgccacacccctgcatatgaatgaatcagcccagatTGAACAGCCAGTGCAAAGTccaaagatgtaaacaactcattcatgaactattctttgagactgaccccaggtggagcatttcttgaacaatttcatcccttgcccacaccatgtccccgcccccacttgtggcactgcccacgattctacacatgtatttcaaaaaaatattttgaaaaatatttaatttgaaataccttataaaattatgattttttatcatttgaacctacatgtataactgggtctatttttgaagactagtcgagaaagtaccggtgaagacgggcgcatgttggaatgtagttttcattgtgtgagggggatagaaaaaaggttgcattattgttttgaaacaaaggaattctccggctcccacccttatctttctctctctccctcacacacacacacacacacacagatgggggaggggtcaatttatttctgaagtcatgacctctcctgataagggaaccactgccttcttctttgtttccccaaaagtttcattggctatccgaaggtccaatcagctcaagtgagcttggttgtgtgttttcttattgttttgtgcacgcagacaatgaactcatttt from Lytechinus variegatus isolate NC3 chromosome 8, Lvar_3.0, whole genome shotgun sequence includes the following:
- the LOC121419987 gene encoding uncharacterized protein LOC121419987 — translated: MTETLTEEKLNQLAEAVANNENLLTLGLNLGFKESKVKIYISTNKRNDSFEGTSSMLFAWKKKTRRAKQIPDLIKALVDAELAELVDDFFPSDEDGSTPPGNVKENGTMNKNGNPDSAEELEDIDDILVKIAKKVQQNSEIDTLGSKLGISPEDVQRYIATNNKTQHITWDGTLQMLRDWFKNQKKSGRERDALKAALEKAGHIRLADELFS